Proteins encoded within one genomic window of Couchioplanes caeruleus:
- a CDS encoding SemiSWEET transporter, which translates to MFTTAMLGWLGAALSMTLPWPQVWRSCVQRRTGGLNATSCWMGAAMPAGWVSYGLLTGEAVQVVTNTVTGTAGLAVLVVLLVRHDDLRRGRRLVLSAAGAAAVLAAALGSAAVALLTDVTAAQLAVVLGAVLAVAAVLSAVPQPLSLLRDRTQDVSGLSPLRWGLAAFTCACWMTYGLATAQPAVWLSATAGLAGALIVCWVLLPANRPVPAAVGVAPVAAPARGVAPVAAPARGVAPVAAPARSVAPVAAPARGVAPVVRAARATARVVRPAGGAAVTAALPRTAPATVVRPAAARAVRPASAVARSARPVSGPARPGFVRVGRPRDGQDRVPARAAAGAVLG; encoded by the coding sequence ATGTTCACCACCGCAATGCTCGGCTGGCTCGGCGCCGCACTGTCCATGACCCTCCCCTGGCCCCAGGTCTGGCGCTCCTGCGTCCAGCGCCGCACCGGCGGCCTGAACGCGACGAGCTGTTGGATGGGTGCGGCGATGCCGGCCGGCTGGGTCTCCTACGGGCTGCTGACCGGCGAGGCCGTGCAGGTGGTGACCAACACGGTGACCGGCACGGCCGGGCTCGCCGTCCTCGTCGTCTTGCTGGTGCGTCACGACGACCTGCGTCGCGGGCGCCGGCTGGTGCTGAGCGCCGCCGGCGCGGCGGCGGTGCTGGCCGCCGCGCTGGGCAGCGCCGCGGTCGCGCTCCTCACCGACGTCACGGCAGCCCAGCTCGCGGTGGTACTCGGCGCGGTGCTGGCCGTGGCCGCCGTCCTGTCGGCCGTCCCGCAGCCGTTGTCACTGCTGCGCGACCGTACGCAGGACGTCAGCGGACTCTCCCCGCTGCGCTGGGGACTGGCCGCGTTCACCTGCGCCTGCTGGATGACCTACGGTCTCGCCACCGCCCAGCCGGCCGTCTGGCTGTCGGCGACGGCGGGCCTGGCCGGCGCGCTGATCGTCTGCTGGGTGCTGCTACCCGCCAACCGCCCGGTCCCGGCCGCCGTGGGCGTGGCGCCGGTCGCCGCCCCGGCCCGAGGCGTGGCGCCGGTCGCCGCCCCGGCCCGAGGCGTGGCGCCGGTCGCCGCCCCGGCCCGGAGCGTGGCGCCGGTCGCCGCCCCGGCCCGAGGCGTGGCGCCGGTCGTCCGGGCGGCTCGGGCTACGGCTCGGGTCGTGCGTCCCGCCGGCGGTGCGGCTGTCACCGCGGCGCTTCCCCGGACCGCTCCGGCGACGGTCGTGCGCCCGGCGGCGGCCCGGGCCGTACGCCCGGCGTCGGCCGTGGCGCGCTCGGCCCGCCCGGTCAGCGGACCGGCCCGTCCGGGGTTCGTCCGGGTCGGCCGGCCCAGGGACGGCCAGGACCGGGTCCCGGCCCGCGCCGCCGCCGGGGCCGTCCTCGGCTGA
- a CDS encoding sugar ABC transporter substrate-binding protein translates to MRRNLVALVTAALVTMGGLTACTDDGEKKVGVKLRGGDGTGKVGVILPDTTTSQRWGTDDPKLLKAAFDAASVPVEIENARGDAANFQRIGDRMIAEGATVLIIANLTPESGRYVIEKARAAGVKTIDYDRLTVNGGASYYVSFDNELVGRMQGEGLVRCLKAGGKRKTPPRIAYLNGAPEDNNATLFKNGYDSVLQPKYDDGVYLKGPDQSVDRWDNAVGRTIFIEMLNQFDNKIDGVLAANDGLGNAAIKELRKRGMNGTVPVTGQDATVEGLQNILAGDQCMTVYKPIKKEADEAAKLAIDLFKGQPAEVTEQVKDPESGASVPAVLSKPEAIFKDNVGDVIKDGFVAKKTLCAGRFAKLCEQNGIK, encoded by the coding sequence GTGCGCCGGAACCTGGTGGCCCTTGTGACGGCCGCGCTTGTGACCATGGGTGGTCTCACCGCCTGCACCGACGACGGCGAGAAGAAGGTCGGGGTCAAGCTGCGCGGTGGCGACGGCACGGGCAAGGTGGGCGTGATCCTGCCCGACACGACGACCTCGCAGCGCTGGGGCACCGACGACCCGAAGCTGCTCAAGGCCGCCTTCGACGCCGCGAGCGTGCCGGTGGAGATCGAGAACGCCCGGGGCGACGCGGCGAACTTCCAGCGCATCGGCGACCGCATGATCGCCGAGGGCGCCACCGTGCTGATCATCGCGAACCTCACTCCGGAGAGCGGCAGGTACGTAATCGAGAAGGCACGCGCGGCCGGCGTGAAGACGATCGACTACGACCGGCTCACCGTCAACGGCGGCGCCAGCTACTACGTGAGCTTCGACAACGAGCTCGTCGGCCGGATGCAGGGCGAGGGCCTGGTCCGGTGCCTGAAGGCCGGCGGCAAGCGGAAGACGCCGCCCCGCATCGCGTACCTCAACGGCGCGCCGGAGGACAACAACGCCACCCTGTTCAAGAACGGCTACGACTCGGTCCTGCAGCCGAAGTACGACGACGGCGTCTACCTCAAGGGCCCGGACCAGTCCGTCGACAGGTGGGACAACGCGGTCGGCCGCACGATCTTCATCGAGATGCTCAACCAGTTCGACAACAAGATCGACGGGGTCCTGGCGGCCAACGACGGCCTCGGCAACGCGGCGATCAAGGAGCTGCGCAAGCGCGGAATGAACGGCACGGTGCCGGTGACCGGGCAGGACGCCACCGTGGAGGGCCTGCAGAACATCCTCGCCGGCGACCAGTGCATGACGGTCTACAAGCCGATCAAGAAGGAGGCGGACGAGGCGGCGAAGCTCGCGATCGACCTCTTCAAGGGGCAGCCCGCGGAAGTGACCGAGCAGGTCAAGGACCCCGAGTCGGGCGCCTCGGTCCCGGCGGTGCTGAGTAAGCCGGAGGCCATCTTCAAGGACAACGTGGGCGACGTCATCAAGGACGGCTTCGTCGCCAAGAAGACGCTCTGCGCCGGCCGCTTCGCCAAGCTGTGCGAGCAGAACGGCATCAAGTAG
- a CDS encoding SGNH/GDSL hydrolase family protein has translation MAINREGTVQHSRYVLVLALLGVFALACEAGADAGPAPTGKPRPARPSSMAALGDSITAGTASCAVYVGCSRNSWSTGSAEAVDSHYRRLLETDPALKGRARNFAVPGAQAADLPAQAASAVDAGSAYVTILIGANDVCAGGVDDMTSVRTFRSHVDKAFGRLKRGLPESRILVASIPDVYRLWELGHDDAKAVQAWRRGVCPAMLANATSTADADDDRRRRVDERIDAYNDQLAQACEAYGRRCRWDGGAAHGVRFSLDLVSKADYFHPNVAGQNRLADVTYPGRITW, from the coding sequence TTGGCGATCAATCGGGAGGGCACGGTGCAGCATTCCCGGTACGTTCTCGTCCTGGCCCTGCTCGGCGTGTTCGCGCTGGCCTGCGAGGCGGGGGCGGACGCCGGTCCCGCACCCACCGGCAAGCCGCGGCCCGCCCGGCCGTCGTCGATGGCGGCGCTGGGCGACTCCATCACGGCGGGTACGGCGAGCTGTGCCGTCTACGTCGGCTGCAGCCGCAACTCCTGGTCCACCGGGTCGGCGGAGGCGGTGGACAGCCACTACCGGAGGCTGCTGGAAACGGACCCCGCGCTCAAGGGCCGGGCCCGGAATTTCGCCGTGCCCGGCGCCCAGGCGGCGGACCTGCCCGCGCAGGCCGCCTCCGCGGTGGACGCCGGATCGGCGTACGTGACGATCCTGATCGGTGCCAACGACGTCTGCGCCGGCGGTGTGGACGACATGACCTCGGTGCGCACCTTCCGGTCGCACGTCGACAAGGCCTTCGGGCGGCTGAAGCGCGGTCTGCCGGAGTCGCGGATCCTCGTGGCCAGCATTCCGGACGTGTACCGGCTGTGGGAACTGGGCCACGACGACGCGAAGGCGGTCCAGGCCTGGCGGCGCGGCGTGTGCCCGGCCATGCTCGCGAACGCCACCTCGACGGCGGATGCGGACGACGACCGCCGGCGCCGGGTGGACGAGCGTATCGACGCCTACAACGATCAGCTCGCCCAGGCCTGCGAGGCCTATGGCCGGCGCTGTCGCTGGGACGGCGGTGCCGCGCACGGGGTGCGATTCTCGCTGGACCTGGTCAGCAAGGCGGACTACTTCCATCCGAACGTGGCCGGACAGAACCGCCTCGCCGACGTCACCTACCCGGGACGGATCACCTGGTGA
- a CDS encoding putative bifunctional diguanylate cyclase/phosphodiesterase → MSSWIPTGGGLRDEDWARRHRLLTSLLAACVVALTGFGALGTGLDQSWLVSVLLVLPCVVLAVVLPPRRLPSIFVALGFTIACGGFVAMSQGLTESHFTFFIAVAALALYRDWAPFGVFLTFTTLHHAVFGAVVSHRTYDHDSAYAHPLLWAVLHGVAVLCAAAFQVIAWRLTEAEERRAQESLDDSQAQLSLAFDETPTPMAMLAPDGRLLRTNAAYRNWLGLPDDLPAGLAVPDLPLRAVDSDNLTLFEQLTEAIEPVTVTRQFQHATDGALIWVEIHSTALRDPQGRLRLLFVHCIDVTRAREHEAELRHQVRHDSLTGLLSRSAFEDDVAALLADHPEPVCVLYLDVDRFKSINDGAGHSCGDEVLRALGVRIERCVPENALVARLGGDEFVVAVPAPLEAGVRIGEAVLAAVAEPLTVADGRLQLAASIGLAVVQGAGRAGQGVLAADTAMYAAKRAGGNRLEVFNDRMRVSVRERLLAEARLRQALDGDRDATLPVWFQPIVAAADGRILGAEALVRMRTPEGEILAPGHFITAAEETGLVVPLGEHVLTSALRHLLLWQDELGYVSVNVSPRQLSEPGFVPMLAGLLARVPTLAPHRLVLEITETALLATSVDLQERLGAIKALGVRIALDDFGTGYSSLTWLQSVPADVVKLDRSFVAGLADDVRKSSIISAVLWLARSLGMTAVAEGVDAEADWQALRAADCPAIQGYLFSRPLPAPDFDAMLRRSTVLAAV, encoded by the coding sequence ATGAGCAGTTGGATCCCCACCGGAGGCGGTCTGCGGGACGAGGACTGGGCACGCCGGCACCGGCTGCTCACGTCGCTGCTCGCCGCCTGCGTGGTGGCGCTCACCGGCTTCGGGGCGCTGGGCACCGGCCTGGACCAGTCCTGGCTGGTCAGCGTCCTGCTGGTCCTGCCTTGCGTCGTCCTGGCGGTCGTCCTGCCGCCGCGGCGGCTGCCCTCGATCTTCGTGGCGCTCGGGTTCACCATCGCCTGCGGCGGGTTCGTGGCGATGTCGCAGGGGCTCACCGAGTCGCACTTCACGTTCTTCATCGCCGTCGCCGCGCTGGCCCTGTACCGCGACTGGGCACCGTTCGGCGTCTTCCTGACCTTCACCACGCTGCACCACGCGGTGTTCGGCGCGGTCGTCAGCCACCGCACGTACGACCACGACAGCGCGTACGCGCACCCGTTGCTCTGGGCGGTCCTGCACGGCGTGGCGGTGCTGTGCGCCGCCGCGTTCCAGGTCATCGCGTGGCGGCTCACCGAGGCCGAGGAACGCCGCGCCCAGGAGAGCCTGGACGACAGCCAGGCGCAGCTCAGCCTCGCGTTCGACGAGACGCCGACGCCCATGGCGATGCTGGCGCCGGACGGGCGGCTGCTGCGCACCAACGCGGCGTACCGGAACTGGCTGGGCCTGCCCGACGACCTGCCGGCCGGGCTTGCGGTGCCCGACCTGCCGCTACGGGCCGTCGACAGCGACAACCTCACGCTGTTCGAGCAGTTGACCGAGGCGATCGAGCCGGTCACCGTGACCCGGCAGTTCCAGCACGCCACCGACGGCGCGCTCATCTGGGTGGAGATCCACAGTACCGCCCTGCGCGACCCGCAGGGCCGGCTACGGCTGCTGTTCGTGCACTGCATCGACGTGACCCGCGCCCGCGAGCACGAGGCGGAGCTGCGCCACCAGGTACGCCACGACTCCCTGACCGGTCTGCTCTCGCGCTCGGCGTTCGAGGACGACGTGGCGGCACTGCTCGCCGATCACCCGGAACCGGTCTGCGTGCTCTACCTCGACGTCGACCGGTTCAAGTCGATCAACGACGGTGCCGGGCACTCCTGCGGCGACGAGGTGCTGCGTGCCCTCGGCGTCCGGATCGAGCGGTGCGTACCCGAGAACGCCCTGGTGGCCCGGCTCGGCGGCGACGAGTTCGTGGTCGCCGTGCCCGCGCCGCTCGAGGCCGGCGTCCGGATCGGCGAGGCCGTCCTGGCCGCCGTCGCCGAGCCGCTCACCGTCGCCGACGGCCGCCTGCAGCTCGCCGCCAGCATCGGCCTGGCCGTGGTCCAGGGCGCCGGGCGGGCCGGGCAGGGCGTCCTGGCCGCCGACACCGCCATGTACGCGGCCAAGCGCGCCGGCGGCAACCGCCTCGAGGTCTTCAACGACCGGATGCGCGTCAGCGTCCGCGAGCGCCTCCTCGCCGAGGCCCGGCTCCGGCAGGCGCTCGACGGCGACCGCGACGCCACCCTGCCGGTGTGGTTCCAGCCCATCGTCGCCGCCGCCGACGGACGGATCCTGGGCGCCGAGGCGCTGGTGCGGATGCGTACGCCAGAGGGCGAGATCCTCGCGCCCGGGCACTTCATCACCGCCGCCGAGGAGACCGGCCTGGTCGTGCCGCTCGGCGAGCACGTCCTGACCTCGGCGCTGCGGCATCTTCTGCTGTGGCAGGACGAGCTCGGGTACGTGTCGGTCAACGTGAGCCCCCGGCAGCTCTCCGAGCCCGGCTTCGTACCGATGCTCGCCGGCCTGCTGGCCCGCGTGCCGACGCTGGCGCCGCACCGGCTGGTCCTGGAGATCACCGAGACCGCGCTGCTGGCCACCTCGGTCGACCTGCAGGAGCGGCTGGGCGCGATCAAGGCCCTGGGCGTACGGATCGCCCTGGACGACTTCGGCACCGGCTACAGCTCGCTGACCTGGCTGCAGTCCGTACCGGCGGACGTGGTGAAGCTGGACCGCTCGTTCGTCGCCGGCCTGGCCGACGACGTCCGCAAGTCCTCGATCATCTCGGCGGTGCTGTGGCTGGCCCGCTCGCTGGGCATGACGGCCGTGGCCGAGGGAGTCGACGCGGAGGCGGACTGGCAGGCGCTGCGGGCCGCCGACTGCCCGGCGATCCAGGGCTACCTGTTCAGCAGGCCGCTGCCCGCCCCGGACTTCGACGCGATGCTGCGCCGGAGCACGGTCCTCGCCGCTGTCTGA
- a CDS encoding acyltransferase family protein, whose product MAVLVTPLQRRTAATAPRPRHRIEALDGLRLVAALMVVGYHFIAYDRGAVPPWGSAADRVFPWLYLPASYGWLGVQLFFVISGFVICLSAWDRTPGEFLRSRVIRLYPAYWVAALLTFAVLSLWPLVREPVGARALLVNLTMLQVPMGARSVDAVYWTLWVEARFYLLFALLVWRGLSVRTATLFGYGWLVAAALAGQMGVPALNVLIMPEHAPYFVAGIALYLVHRCGGHAALWALAGAAFLMAQHQVTEQLRHVARDVLGRPLPVLPALIVVAAIFAVMAIAATGRLSRVRGRWLTVAGALTYPLYLLHEYIGWTLIAALHPFLPRYAVLATVVAVVTVAAWLLHRYAERPAARLLRRHLTRPLPR is encoded by the coding sequence ATGGCCGTTCTCGTGACCCCTCTGCAACGCCGGACCGCCGCCACCGCACCGCGGCCCCGCCACCGGATCGAGGCGCTCGATGGGCTGCGGCTCGTCGCCGCGCTCATGGTCGTCGGCTACCACTTCATCGCGTACGACCGGGGCGCCGTGCCGCCGTGGGGCTCCGCCGCGGACCGGGTGTTCCCGTGGCTGTACCTCCCGGCGTCGTACGGCTGGCTGGGCGTCCAGTTGTTCTTCGTGATCAGCGGCTTCGTGATCTGCCTCAGCGCCTGGGACCGGACGCCGGGCGAGTTCCTGCGGTCCCGGGTGATCCGGCTGTACCCGGCGTACTGGGTGGCGGCGCTGCTCACCTTCGCGGTGCTGAGCCTGTGGCCGCTCGTCCGCGAGCCGGTCGGCGCCCGTGCCCTGCTGGTCAACCTGACGATGCTGCAGGTGCCGATGGGCGCCCGGTCGGTGGACGCCGTGTACTGGACACTGTGGGTGGAGGCCCGCTTCTACCTGCTGTTCGCGCTTCTGGTCTGGCGCGGACTGAGCGTGCGCACCGCGACGCTCTTCGGCTACGGCTGGCTGGTCGCGGCCGCCCTGGCCGGACAGATGGGCGTACCGGCGCTGAACGTGCTGATCATGCCGGAGCACGCGCCGTACTTCGTCGCCGGGATCGCGCTGTACCTCGTCCACCGCTGCGGTGGGCACGCGGCGCTGTGGGCGCTCGCCGGTGCCGCCTTCCTCATGGCCCAGCACCAGGTGACCGAGCAGCTCCGGCACGTGGCCCGTGACGTGCTCGGCCGCCCCCTGCCGGTCCTGCCGGCGCTGATCGTGGTCGCCGCCATCTTCGCGGTGATGGCGATCGCGGCGACGGGACGGCTCTCCCGTGTCCGGGGACGCTGGCTCACCGTGGCGGGCGCGCTGACGTATCCGCTGTACCTGCTGCACGAGTACATCGGATGGACGCTCATCGCGGCCCTGCACCCGTTCCTGCCGCGTTATGCGGTCCTGGCGACGGTGGTCGCCGTCGTGACGGTCGCCGCCTGGCTCCTCCATCGGTACGCCGAACGCCCGGCCGCCCGGCTGCTGCGCCGGCACCTCACCCGGCCGCTGCCGCGCTGA
- a CDS encoding DUF305 domain-containing protein, giving the protein MAPRRLAAALVLAATALVVLAFTVFGGAKEDAAPAAARPVAAVSVAPPTGADLNYALMMVVHHEQAVRMSRALVAKPGVPERVRLIADFIAHDQQREIDETNAWLTAWGHEPAKAHKHGAAPGTHGMLTEAQLRGLDAATTEQATPMFLRLMIEHHTGAITASRSLLDGGGRNVYIHGLAKHVINEQSAENDAMRALLPTGGAAAEAG; this is encoded by the coding sequence GTGGCTCCACGCCGCCTCGCCGCCGCTCTCGTGCTGGCGGCCACCGCCCTCGTCGTGCTGGCTTTCACTGTCTTCGGCGGCGCGAAGGAAGACGCGGCACCCGCGGCGGCCCGCCCGGTCGCCGCCGTCTCGGTCGCCCCGCCGACGGGCGCCGACCTGAACTACGCGCTCATGATGGTCGTCCACCACGAGCAGGCGGTCCGGATGAGCCGCGCGCTGGTCGCCAAGCCCGGCGTGCCGGAGCGGGTACGGCTGATCGCCGACTTCATCGCCCACGACCAGCAGCGCGAGATCGACGAGACGAACGCCTGGCTGACCGCGTGGGGCCACGAGCCGGCCAAGGCGCACAAGCACGGTGCCGCCCCGGGAACCCACGGCATGCTCACGGAGGCTCAGTTGCGCGGGCTGGACGCCGCGACCACCGAGCAGGCCACGCCGATGTTCCTGCGCCTCATGATCGAGCACCACACCGGGGCCATCACGGCGTCCCGGTCGCTGCTCGACGGCGGCGGCCGCAACGTCTACATCCACGGCCTGGCCAAGCACGTCATCAACGAGCAGTCCGCCGAGAACGACGCCATGCGCGCCCTGCTGCCCACCGGCGGCGCAGCGGCCGAGGCCGGCTGA
- a CDS encoding primary-amine oxidase translates to MMFRTTAGAAALVTIASLGLAATPAAAKAPPPPAQCAASSTVKETLPNGTTWQLCWRIEAQSGLVLEKVFVSSKRYPQPMQVLDSIRLAQLNVPYDSGETEYNDITEYGFGGGYLRTLAGDDCKGGSAREGFDGGAEPQRRKVLCVSAEAGGLAYRLNDYEGGQEKTYSKEGHDLVLRTVAKVGWYEYMTEYRLHDDGQISARLGATGDLSPGDYVNADQGWPIGKGARDFSAMHYHSAFWRVDMNIDGKGGEKVEQFDTKLDGRGSIAAKLKTTKTAIAKEGSFSKVNRRWWRLASPTSKNKDQHLRSYELVTGADDRYEAHPETTPDVTFTENNPCEKYATGNNDPQCASKKTILDFAKDKQNLKDPVMWVRVGFHHVPRDEDQSPMPLHWQGFDLVPRDFTEMNPLTPDARGNVNGQPGGEQPGGGQPSSGPPSGGPPSGGPPSGGPSGN, encoded by the coding sequence ATGATGTTCCGAACAACAGCCGGCGCCGCCGCGCTGGTGACCATCGCCTCGTTGGGCCTCGCGGCGACGCCCGCGGCCGCGAAGGCGCCGCCTCCTCCCGCGCAGTGCGCGGCGTCCTCGACGGTCAAGGAGACCCTGCCGAACGGCACCACCTGGCAGCTCTGCTGGCGGATCGAGGCGCAGTCCGGGCTGGTCCTGGAGAAGGTCTTCGTCTCCTCCAAGCGTTACCCGCAGCCGATGCAGGTGCTGGACTCGATCCGGCTCGCGCAGCTCAACGTGCCCTACGACTCGGGCGAGACCGAGTACAACGACATCACCGAGTACGGGTTCGGCGGCGGATACCTGCGAACCCTCGCCGGCGACGACTGCAAGGGCGGCTCGGCCCGCGAGGGCTTCGACGGTGGCGCCGAACCGCAGCGGCGCAAGGTGCTCTGCGTCAGCGCGGAGGCCGGCGGGCTGGCCTACCGGCTGAACGACTACGAGGGCGGGCAGGAGAAGACGTACTCGAAGGAGGGCCACGACCTGGTGCTGCGGACGGTCGCCAAGGTCGGCTGGTACGAGTACATGACCGAGTACCGCCTGCACGACGACGGTCAGATCTCGGCCCGCCTGGGTGCCACCGGCGACCTGTCGCCCGGCGACTATGTCAACGCCGACCAGGGCTGGCCGATCGGCAAGGGCGCCCGCGACTTCTCGGCGATGCACTACCACAGCGCCTTCTGGCGGGTGGACATGAACATCGACGGCAAGGGCGGCGAGAAGGTCGAGCAGTTCGACACCAAGCTCGACGGCCGGGGCTCGATCGCCGCGAAGCTGAAGACCACCAAGACGGCGATCGCCAAGGAGGGCAGCTTCAGCAAGGTGAACCGCCGCTGGTGGCGGCTGGCGAGCCCGACCAGCAAGAACAAGGACCAGCATCTGCGCTCGTACGAGCTGGTCACCGGCGCCGACGACCGGTACGAGGCGCACCCGGAGACCACGCCGGATGTCACGTTCACCGAGAACAACCCCTGCGAGAAGTACGCCACCGGCAACAACGACCCGCAGTGCGCCTCCAAGAAGACCATTCTGGACTTCGCCAAGGACAAGCAGAACCTCAAGGACCCCGTGATGTGGGTGCGGGTGGGCTTCCACCACGTCCCGCGTGACGAGGACCAGAGCCCGATGCCCCTGCACTGGCAGGGCTTCGACCTGGTGCCGCGGGACTTCACCGAGATGAACCCGCTCACCCCGGACGCGCGCGGCAACGTCAACGGGCAGCCCGGCGGCGAGCAGCCCGGCGGTGGGCAGCCCAGCAGTGGGCCCCCCAGCGGCGGACCCCCCAGCGGCGGACCCCCCAGCGGCGGGCCATCCGGCAACTGA